A window from Megalops cyprinoides isolate fMegCyp1 chromosome 8, fMegCyp1.pri, whole genome shotgun sequence encodes these proteins:
- the tppp3 gene encoding tubulin polymerization-promoting protein family member 3, producing MAESTDMTLLMDSFKKFAIHGDTKATGKELNGKNWAKLCKDCKVIDGKNVTSTDVDIVFSKVKAKTSRVITYEEFQKALEELAPKRFKGQSKEEALNSIHKLIEGKEPTNVGVTKVAKTGAVDRLTDTSKYTGSHKERFDESGKGKGKSGREELVENTGYVSAYKNAGTYDEKTKAK from the exons ATGGCAGAAAGCACAGACATGACGCTTCTTATGGACTCATTTAAGAAGTTTGCGATCCATGGAGACACCAAAGCCACTGGCAAGGAATTGAATGGGAAAAACTGGGCCAAACTGTGCAAGGACTGTAAGGTCATTGATGGAAAGAATGTCACCAGCACCGATGTGGACATTGTCTTCAGCAAAGTGAA AGCAAAAACATCTCGAGTCATCACTTATGAGGAGTTCCAGAAGGCTCTAGAGGAGCTGGCACCAAAAAGGTTCAAAGGTCAGAGCAAAGAGGAAGCACTGAATTCCATACACAAACTGATTGAGGGCAAAGAACCTACCAACGTTGGTGTAACG AAAGTAGCCAAGACTGGTGCAgtggacagactgacagacacatcGAAGTATACAGGTTCCCATAAGGAGCGTTTCGACGAGAGTGGGAAGGGGAAAGGCAAGAGCGGTCGTGAGGAGCTGGTGGAGAACACCGGCTATGTGAGCGCCTACAAGAATGCAGGAACATACGATGAGAAGACCAAAGCGAAGTAG